In Pleurodeles waltl isolate 20211129_DDA chromosome 5, aPleWal1.hap1.20221129, whole genome shotgun sequence, the DNA window ctgggtgggtgctgtgctggtgtttccataggggggaaggtctgtggtggcctgtgactgggtgaggggaaatgactgtcccgaggtccccgatgggccgggatggtcatctagatccacttggacagagctgctgtcatcactgtgggactcttctgttggtgatgtggacatgtgcggaccctcctgtccggtgacgttgggtaggggtcctgcaggggtataaaaggatggttattacatctgtgtgtgtcatggtgtgcaatgggtgggtgactgtgtaccccagtgcttgcattcctgtgtgggaccttgtgtgatggtggtttagggggttgtatgggtatgtgcagtgggcatgctttagtgatgggtgtccatgctttgttgttgcatgcagggcttggtgttgggatgggtggtttgtgatgttgggacatatgtgaggtgttggggtgctgggggtgagagtgagggtgggggtatgtgctggcatgcaggtagggtgggggatgtaataattaagatttgtcttaccagagtccattcctccacctactcctgccaggccctcaggatgcagaatcgccaagacctgctcctcccatgttgttagttgtgggtgaggaggtgggggtccgccaccagtcagctgaaccgcctggtggtgtcttgagaccacggaacgcaccttcccccgtaggccgttccgcctcttcctgatttcctcccaatttcttgggtgctctcccactgcgttgaccctgtccactattcttccccatagctccatcttccttgctattgaggtgtgctgcacctgtgatccgaatagctgtggctctacccggatgatttcctccaccatgaccctgagctcctcctccgagaacctggggtgtctttgccgtgccatggggtggtgtaggtgatgtgtggggtggagtgtgtggtgataagtgtgctgatatgtagtggtgtgttgtgtgagttgcgtggaagttctgtgggtgatggtgttgtatgcctgtggatgctgttgttcttgctggtgctgtctctctctggccttctttctgaattctttgtcgtaggggtttgtgggtgatgtgggtgtgtgttttatattgtaatgggtgtgtgggagtggtgtgtgtatgtatatcaggtgtgtgtatttcaaattgtccaatgtgactgtgttttgtaagtgtgtgtattttgagcgcggcgatgtgtaccgccaatggaataccgcggttgaaagaccgctgcgtggattcgtgtgtcgtgatagtgtgggcgtttttctgttggcgtgacagtgggggttttgtttttgcaagtttatcactgatctttggtgtggcggacttgtgtgggtgcctggattttggcggattccgatatgtgggtcataatagctgtggcggaattccgcggccgcagcggtgtgttggcggtcttatgcacggcggtaagcggcttttactgccaatgttgtaatgagggccttagtcattataAACAAACACTTGAGTTAACATATGATTAATTAAGTTAATTTAAATGCTGATGCTATTTTAAATGTCAAGTTTACTTGTTTAAGACTGATAGGCCTGTTTATGCATTCATGCAGTTGCtttgcatttgattttttttttatttcttcccacTGAATATCCTGTATTTTTCCAAAAGCCTACTGCTAGCTAGTGAATAGGCATTTGctatgtattagacaactgatagtaagGTTCTCAGTAGGAGGAAATGAAGATGCCAGGAAACCCGACTCGTGGGAAAGGCTGCCTGAACCAAAAGATTCTGTTCGTAATAACGATTCAAGGGCATAACCATGTATGAGCCATTGTTAAGACCTGTGAAACTGGGGAATTTACCTACTGTTGTAATTTGGTAATGACTGATTGGTTTGTGGGAGTGAAAACCAGGAGAAATGTTGCAACTAGAGTTTTAGTTGAATGATAGTAACATGTGTTGCTTAGACTAGAGAGGGCAGATCTTAGAGATGCTTTCTGACTTTGAGCTGGGAAGACCCTTCCATCCTCTGTTGCCCGAGTGTTAAGGATTCATGCCTATGCATTCCTAATCTCTCatcagaaacctcagtttcctgaAGCTTACTCCTTACCTAATTTGCTTGATCTTAATTTAATTCTCACCCAAATCTTCTTTAATCTAAATTAAGgtttttcctttatggaacacacttgctgaaTATTTTGATTTCTATTTGTAATCCTTACAAATGTGCTATTTTATCTTATTTTGAAATGTCGAAGTTTAGATCATTTGAATCTGTAAAACAGTGACTAGATCTGACTACTTAATAAACTAATGATCTGGTTTGAACTAATTTGTTAAATAAattcttttaaaataattttaattctcCTTATCGTTTCCTGTGGAATCCTAAGTGGTCTTCACTGTTATGGTAATTAATGTAAATGATAGTTCCCTATACCCTCTCCTTGTCGACTAATAAAGGTCCATTCGACCAATGGCCAGAGTTATTTGATGATTGTACCTGATTGTCATGGTCCTGACAGGCAACTCTAGGGGTTCGATCTCTTTGCACTAGTCATGTTCCCGTAGAGTTTGTGGCACGTTACATGGACCATTCGCCGCAGGCAGGTATTGGTGGTGCTGCCCCTTGACATCTGACTAGAATCTTTGTGTCTATGCTCTGTATGTACATTGGGCCATTGACACTCACCATACCATTATGCCATTGTGTTGCCATGCCATTGTGttatgtacatttatatatttgAGTTGTTTTTTGTGTAGTTTTACCTTTTGTATTTAGGTAGTCATGTCACCCTTTAAATATACCTAAAAGCATTGTAGGCCACGCTTGGAGACGTCCTTTGTCCACCTGTTTGTCCGgcccattgttttttattttccagGTGCAACTGATGCGTAGAACGCGCTGGGAGCTACTTTTCTTAGGTGTTCAAGTGCAACAGCCATATTGGGGGGCTTGAGTATAAAGTGAGCCCAGCCCTTGTCCGCTACCTCGCTATTCCTCCGTCTGGCTTCGAAAGTGGCCCTGTCAGGAGTTCCGGCTTCCTGCATCGGCTTGGGCTTATCCTTCCATCCGACAGCCTGAGGCACTTTGAGTGTCTGCTACTGGGACTAGTGAGACAATTGGCCTAGCGCAGGTGATTCTGCTGACACCCTTTGGTGGTTACGATTCTGGTCAGAGATAGGCCAGTCTCTCGGGGATAAGAGTGCATCACGCTATTCACTCATATAAACATTTAAATGTCCAGAAAGGCATAATTTGTGGAGACATTAGAGTATTGTGTGAGGCAGGTCATGCATACCTTATGTGACTGAAGATATTGAAACTGTTGGGGGACTTTCACGCACAGCATACCAATGCAAGACAAAGCCAATCCAGCTAAAGTGTAATTAAGCTGCTACCTGTCTTGCAGGCTTTACTTCAAGGCCAACTCAAGACTACTAAATAGCAAAGTCTGGTAGGTGTAGGTACAGGACTGGCAGAAGAATGTACTAATGAATGTtcaatgtatatattatatatatatcctGCCCACCACTTCCATTATCACCTTTAGGGAACCACTATGAGCTGATTTTAGGAGATTGTTTGGCAAGGCTCAGGTGAATCTCTTGGGACATAAGATCTTACCAAGTGTGGAGGGGAACAGTAGTAGAACTGGTTACAATCTGTGTTTTTTCCTCACAGGTCACCCACCCCGCAGTTGTTTCCACAACACCCtttccctgacctggccactccaATAGTCTGCTCCATAGTGGCATTCAGACTTGGTGATACCTTGAGATGGAACATTCTAGCAGTGAGCAAGCCTTGAGGAATCTCACAGCTAACACTGATGTTTCAGATACAAGAGTCTCCGCTCCAACAAGTGGTAGCAGAGTGACAGTTATTGTCACAGGAGAAAAGGATCTAAAATAGTTCAAAAATCTTGAACTGATTAAACTTGCCCCAGTTTAGAATTGCCAAAAGTCCATGGCCCGCACTTGAAGATTGAAGGAATTTCTGCGGTTCCAATGGCGTTTGTAGTGGTGGAGTAGTAAGCAATAATGAGGTTGTTTTATGTCAATCTTAAAGTATTGCATTGAAATTGGTTGTTTTACGTTGTTGTGATGTCTATAGTCTAGTCGAGTGAATGTGTATACGGGACTGATGCTGATCAGTTGAAGTTGTTATCAGGCTCGTTGTAGTCCAAGATCACAGCCTCGTTGCAGTCCAAGATCCGGGGATAGACAAGAGATATTGTTGTATTACTTGTCTGCTAAGTTTTGTTGTGTTGGTTTATGAGGTACCATTGACCACACAATTGTGATACAGACCACAACAGATTGTTGTAATTGTACTAATAGTAACTGGTGCTAGTAGGCCCCACTGCACAAATGGGAAGCTGCATCAGTCAGGGTGATCTCCGCTGGTAGTcatttcatatgtgtgtgtgtagaagtTGAAAAGTGTTATTTCTGGCTGATTCCCATGTGAGTGATTACTTTGGATTCCTTTGTGGAGCAGACATGAGTTATTTGTTTATTGTGCTTGCTTCAGGGTTTGGGGAATGTGACATATGaataaattgtaaaggagggtaaaCTGCTGCAAAGAGTACCGTGCTTGAATAGGTCAACTGGTGCAAAGTGTTATGCTGGGATCAGTCATTGTGTCATCAAGCTTCGCACACTGATAGGTCCATGGACAAAGGAAATGTGTTGGGTTTGGATACAATTGCTGATCTGGATTGAGTTGTGATTTGGAATAAAACGTTGCACATTTTGAGgggtgatgtgcaagttttctgtcCATGAAGGTGATGAATCTCTACCGGAAGGTACGCCAGGCAACTATATGACGAGAAGCGTAGGGCTTTATATGTGTTTGTGCGGTTATCAATGACACAAGACCCCAAAAAAGCAGGGAACATTGAAATGTCCACAGTGTGGCACATTTGATCTAGTCGTTGAGGGGAAAGTTATGCAATATGAAACCACCTCCAAGGTCTGCACAATATGAAGTATTAAATGTTTGGGAGCAAGCAGCACTGAATTTGTTTGAAATAGAGTAAAGAGAGCAGTGCATAaagatgctgatgctaattgggaTGAAGAACAGCATAGGTAGAGGAATTGTGTATTCAATGGAGCAAGAACGTACCCTGCATTGACCACAGAGAAGCCCAAAAAGATTCAGAAACAGGGAAATAAAATGCTGATACTGCCGGGAAATCTGGTACTGATAGTGATTCTGGTAATTATCTCTTTAATGCTCAGTTGTCCTCACGTCCACTGCATTATACTGCTCCATCATCAGATTCAGATGGTGCTACAACATCTAGTGGTACTGTTGCCACAGCTGGCTCTAATGTACCTGGAGGACTACTTCCAACTCTTTGAATTGCAGCTGCACATAATGAAACAGTTACTAATGTAATTGCTCCAGTTGCTTCAGCTTCTGTTGTGAATGTTCCTGCTCCAATGCCACAAGTCCTGTTGTAGCTACACCTGTAATCATTGTTCTGAATCCCGCTGTTCCAGGAGCTGTAGGTGGAGTAGCCCCAACATGGTTTACCTGACATCGCAAAATCCACAGATTGTTGTCTGGAGCCCACCACAACATGTACACTCTCTAAAAGAAGGGAGAAAACTAGTTTTCACAACCCTATTTACTCAAGGGCAAATAGGACCATTCCATATTGAGATTTTGCCCACGTGGTTTGAGAAGACTCCGAAGAGAAGGGGAACAAGAGAAACTGAGTCACCATCCATGAGTCAAGGGAGaattagacacttaggccctcattatgacattggcggtaaatcccacttacagccatgccgactgccaccaacataacgctgCGGAggcagataaccgccaaccatattatgacacacacataccaatccatcactatacagccacacacacaagtctgccagcccaagggtcagtgataaactggcagtagcaaaacccacaccgttacggcaacagaactacacccgtcacattatgacccacgaatcacagcagcggacattcaatggcggtaaaccattggtggtacataccgctgcgctcaaaatacacacacacatacaaaacaacaccacattggtcaattcaaactacagacacctgacacccacacatacaccacacccacacacccacaccactataaaacacacactcacattacccacgaccctttacgaataccaataattgccaacagagagatacagcaagagcacccacacaaccagagccacattacaccatcacctatacaccaaccatgcactttacatcacaccctaacacatcacccacccataccactcacattacacccatggcaccataacgacaccccaggttctcagaggaggagctaaggatcatggtggaggaaataatccaggtagagctacagctatttggatcacaggtgcagctgtcctgctatttgatggagttttgttttgaccaatgactttgtgtttcaccactgcgcatattagttgctcaatgttcaccagtagcacatggtatgttttgttcagttgagccgcctattggctttgacatggcattagccattactttctgtattcagtttagccgtctatgggctttgacattgcattagtcattacattctgtattctgcctattggctttgacatgctgtatccagtctagccgcctattggctttgacattgcatgcctattgactttgacatgatgtattcaatttagctgcctattgactttgacatgctattagatattctgcctatgggctttgacatgatattatatattgcattttgtattcagcttaactgcctattggctttgacatgatattcagctccgctgcctattggctttgacatgatattatacattgcattttatattcagctcagctgcctatgggctttgacatgatataagacattgcattttgtattcagcttagatgcctattggctttgacatgacactagacattgcatttgatatttaggttagctgcctattgcctttaacatgacattgcatttgatatttaggttagctgcccattgcctttaacgtggagttagacattgcagttgagaatagttctgtatttttccaagctgtgtttttgcaccagagaaccaagatgttttgctctcacagtagactagacctgataagagagagtacatgggcgttgtttctcttcccttgagcttgggaacaggagtagtcttggagacctggccagtctccaaaaggcttgctcagtttcccaggtctgagaggagggggcacacctttgtaacgaatgtaacaggctgcagagagtcagattcgaatctgccggacctcgtgctggagcttggcgccagttgccagcatcccgtgtgggtagatgacactctttctcgcggctgacaggggtctcagcttgcagaccttagaaagatgtagctgtaaatagttcctacacggtgaagtatttgttttgctttgcattcaatatcttataaatataacctgctgtgtatattgcaaactgatatattttgtttgattaacgcggacttgaaagctactaattcgtcattcattcataaacattgtggttggggaagaataaaataacaataaaagtcttccttgacctcagaagtgcatttctgttgtgttatgttagtgcttagaaactaaataagaggaaagcactacaattggtacctggagtcgtggggtcggtcattaagaggtgattaaaaggggtttgacgagttagtagatttctaagtgcacactttaaaagtgtaattgtttttttgttgtttggagaattacagaaattgttttctgtttggagaatcacagtagcacggcagaccatgtctgagaatacatgtgttgatgaactgcctgatggtgctaagaaaaactgtgaattgttttctgtttggggaattacagaagaaaatgcatgtgtagctaaaaggcctgataatgttttgagaaataattcctgttgtatatatgtagaaaacgtgtgttttggaagtaatgatgacagaaaggtctggatacctttatctgcttacagagaaatgcaggagaaatgtaggaagttggaacatgaaaataggaatttacatgagcaaattagccaggatacgataattcaaaataatgctgaaagttataaaaatgaagaatctttcttgtcccattccaataatgagggggttaagacagctctgagctgcactgagtttccgtgtgagccagggtttttggcagccaaagtgcattccttaactgataacacggacgagaatgtgatttacgagttaccgttgcaaaatgcacaagtaaaacgaaggattttagagcaagacaccccgagtttcattagcttgtttgatttttggaaaaagaatagccctcatttgagagaaatcctaacacttttgtacatggtcactgtgaaaaataatatgcagctgcgcgcttgtgatttggcaaatgaaataatgcagactttaggtttctgcgcagtgcaagaaggaaaaactgatgtacatttaaatcatgaacaagggaagaaaatagtgcccctagctagaatcatacaatggatctggtacttgcaagacagggctagagtaccacagataaaagagttaccaatgaaattgtgtgcaccatttgaattcgtgtctactgaagataaaaagcatgtttgttttactgatgattcattgactgaaatgttgttttctggcaccgtagaaggaacagagttgtataatgtgtgtcagattttaaagcaagagctacgtgagatgtgtcatttttacgctgatttttggttctttgataatgttttagcacctaactggttcaattaccttgcagatgttaatgagaaaaatgcagagagagaagtgttcacccagaattctgccttagtggggatggctatgtgggtgcaccagaaatgtgaaaaagccacttacaggtgggcagagatgagagagatgcacattcccctagatttgataaaaactgtgcagcacgcacaaaagcaatctgtcatgcaagcagtcacagagcagtgggggagaggaaagttaccagaacagaaatggcaaattgatcaggttttagggagagtgattgctgcaaattaccaaggaaaaatcgaaattatgctgatacctagaaaagaatctgattcattcatacaaattggagacagaatggcccaacttggcaaaaatgcagtgaatggaggtttggtaaagaaggagtctgccccagcccttctgacagtgcaagaaaaaggaagctgtggcgcagcagataaaaacct includes these proteins:
- the LOC138296614 gene encoding uncharacterized protein; amino-acid sequence: MSENTCVDELPDGAKKNCELFSVWGITEENACVAKRPDNVLRNNSCCIYVENVCFGSNDDRKVWIPLSAYREMQEKCRKLEHENRNLHEQISQDTIIQNNAESYKNEESFLSHSNNEGVKTALSCTEFPCEPGFLAAKVHSLTDNTDENVIYELPLQNAQVKRRILEQDTPSFISLFDFWKKNSPHLREILTLLYMVTVKNNMQLRACDLANEIMQTLGFCAVQEGKTDVHLNHEQGKKIVPLARIIQWIWYLQDRARVPQIKELPMKLCAPFEFVSTEDKKHVCFTDDSLTEMLFSGTVEGTELYNVCQILKQELREMCHFYADFWFFDNVLAPNWFNYLADVNEKNAEREVFTQNSALVGMAMWVHQKCEKATYRSYHVSPLSLSVLRGPPSGVCVWGRGRDRIPNLNLAE